The following are encoded together in the Bos indicus isolate NIAB-ARS_2022 breed Sahiwal x Tharparkar chromosome 27, NIAB-ARS_B.indTharparkar_mat_pri_1.0, whole genome shotgun sequence genome:
- the LOC139180173 gene encoding beta-defensin 130B-like isoform X2, translated as MRFHLLLSEVFFLTLLSPARTGLIPGQKQCNLLKGVCKDGGCTTIEQPIGVCNEDKRCCRKWWIFFPYPTPAPKSKSP; from the exons ATGAGGTTCCACCTGCTGCTCTCTGAGGTCTTCTTCTTGACCCTCTTATCACCAG CAAGGACTGGCCTTATTCCAGGACAGAAACAGTGTAATCTGCTGAAAGGGGTGTGCAAAGACGGAGGCTGCACCACTATAGAACAGCCCATTGGCGTATGTAATGAAGACAAAAGATGTTGTAGAAAGTGGTGGATATTTTTTCCCTATCCAACGCCAGCTCCCAAATCAAAATCTCCTTGA
- the LOC139180172 gene encoding beta-defensin 109-like, with protein sequence MFPSWTNDLTDSSAVRSGLSSAVNHCLNLNGVCRRDTCKLTEDILGTCRRRWKCCCAWWILLPVPMPIVYSDYQAPRKKTEK encoded by the coding sequence ATGTTCCCTTCATGGACAAATGATCTTACAGATTCTTCTGCAGTAAGAAGTGGTTTATCATCTGCAGTAAACCACTGTCTCAATCTGAATGGTGTTTGCAGAAGAGACACCTGCAAATTGACAGAGGATATACTTGGCACCTGCCGAAGAAGGTGGAAATGCTGTTGTGCATGGTGGATTCTTTTGCCAGTTCCAATGCCCATTGTCTATTCAGATTATCAAGCACCCCGTAAGAAGACTGAGAAATGA
- the LOC139180173 gene encoding beta-defensin 130B-like isoform X1, producing MRLHLLLSVLLLSLAIIPKARTGLIPGQKQCNLLKGVCKDGGCTTIEQPIGVCNEDKRCCRKWWIFFPYPTPAPKSKSP from the exons ATGAGACTCCATTTATTGCTTTCTGTTCTCCTTCTCTCTTTGGCTATAATACCAAAAG CAAGGACTGGCCTTATTCCAGGACAGAAACAGTGTAATCTGCTGAAAGGGGTGTGCAAAGACGGAGGCTGCACCACTATAGAACAGCCCATTGGCGTATGTAATGAAGACAAAAGATGTTGTAGAAAGTGGTGGATATTTTTTCCCTATCCAACGCCAGCTCCCAAATCAAAATCTCCTTGA